A stretch of the Ptychodera flava strain L36383 chromosome 18, AS_Pfla_20210202, whole genome shotgun sequence genome encodes the following:
- the LOC139117040 gene encoding uncharacterized protein isoform X1, which yields MTREYISIAMNREHVRPEASGGHLLSKTSSEAPLWFHGLLVREAAEALLLKCPNSKAGLYLVRQSNNRGGRFVISVCTSEHVNHYLIETLESMFYVKRDSSQDRGQDIQARDLSHLLQCYTQNPLDSSGLKLVTPLMRTTPVKTSVSLTAKSESKKNHNYIPLYADEREVIAIQDFETDDLQMLPFMKGEVLTLLHKESNRWWYAYNDNRQMGFIPAAYVRKLSESEKGKMGYANPLYSDNDENSASRKEPFHKQGQDYPESFQEFKFKDDLSSAQSDLDLTVEELQLEFYREKFAKDDIYVSSEYITSFLRATEHIKLAKMQKSYDKRIANQKAALKNPLFKRQSAFDRFGLTPPSVRRDLKPRIHKPLPPTPEDSPRTARKISPSEPIDYATDDSKEATNSYHFLADCSSGLSSSL from the exons CATTGCCATGAATAGAGAGCATGTGAGGCCGGAGGCTTCTGGTGGTCATCTTCTAAGCAAGACATCTTCGGAAGCACCGCTATGGTTCCATGGTCTTCTAGTCAGAGAGGCAGCCGAGGCACTACTTCTTAAGTGTCCCAACTCCAAGGCAGGACTCTACCTGGTCAGGCAAAGTAACAACCGGGGAG GTCGTTTTGTTATTTCCGTGTGTACTTCTGAGCATGTCAACCACTACTTGATCGAGACTTTGGAATCAATGTTCTACGTGAAACGAGACAGCAGCCAGGACAGGGGTCAGGATATCCAAGCCAGGGATCTTAGTCACCTGCTGCAGTGTTACACTCAGAATCCACTGGATTCATCAG GGTTGAAGCTAGTCACGCCACTGATGAGGACAACACCCGTCAAAACCAGCGTTTCACTGACGGCCAAGTCAGAGAGCAAGAAAAACCACAACTACATACCGCTGTACGCCGACGAGCGTGAGGTGATTGCAATCCAAGACTTTGAAACTGATGACCTCCAAATGCTGCCGTTTATGAAGGGCGAGGTATTGACCTTGCTGCATAAAGAGTCCAACAGATGGTGGTACGCCTACAACGACAACAGGCAGATGGGATTCATTCCCGCTGCGTATGTGCGAAAGTTGTCAGAGTCGGAGAAAGGCAAGATGGGGTATGCCAACCCCCTGTACAGTGACAATGATGAGAACAGTGCGTCCAGGAAGGAGCCTTTCCACAAGCAGGGTCAGGATTATCCGGAGAGCTTCCAGGAATTCAAGTTCAAGGATGATCTCAGCTCAGCACAGTCAGATTTGGACTTGACCGTTGAAGAACTGCAGTTAGAATTTTACCGCGAAAAGTTTGCCAAGGACGACATTTATGTATCCAGCGAGTATATTACAAGTTTTCTCAGGGCTACGGAACACATTAAACTTGCTAAGATGCAAAAATCGTACGATAAGAGAATAGCCAATCAGAAAGCTGCACTGAAAAACCCGCTCTTTAAGAGACAATCAGCGTTTGACAGATTTGGATTGACGCCGCCATCAGTACGAAGGGATTTAAAACCACGGATACACAAACCGTTACCTCCCACGCCGGAAGACAGTCCGAGGACTGCGAGGAAGATATCGCCGTCGGAACCTATAGACTATGCAACAGATGACAGCAAGGAAGCAACGAATAGCTACCATTTTCTTGCGGACTGTTCCTCAGGACTCAGCTCATCACTGTAA
- the LOC139117040 gene encoding uncharacterized protein isoform X2 → MNREHVRPEASGGHLLSKTSSEAPLWFHGLLVREAAEALLLKCPNSKAGLYLVRQSNNRGGRFVISVCTSEHVNHYLIETLESMFYVKRDSSQDRGQDIQARDLSHLLQCYTQNPLDSSGLKLVTPLMRTTPVKTSVSLTAKSESKKNHNYIPLYADEREVIAIQDFETDDLQMLPFMKGEVLTLLHKESNRWWYAYNDNRQMGFIPAAYVRKLSESEKGKMGYANPLYSDNDENSASRKEPFHKQGQDYPESFQEFKFKDDLSSAQSDLDLTVEELQLEFYREKFAKDDIYVSSEYITSFLRATEHIKLAKMQKSYDKRIANQKAALKNPLFKRQSAFDRFGLTPPSVRRDLKPRIHKPLPPTPEDSPRTARKISPSEPIDYATDDSKEATNSYHFLADCSSGLSSSL, encoded by the exons ATGAATAGAGAGCATGTGAGGCCGGAGGCTTCTGGTGGTCATCTTCTAAGCAAGACATCTTCGGAAGCACCGCTATGGTTCCATGGTCTTCTAGTCAGAGAGGCAGCCGAGGCACTACTTCTTAAGTGTCCCAACTCCAAGGCAGGACTCTACCTGGTCAGGCAAAGTAACAACCGGGGAG GTCGTTTTGTTATTTCCGTGTGTACTTCTGAGCATGTCAACCACTACTTGATCGAGACTTTGGAATCAATGTTCTACGTGAAACGAGACAGCAGCCAGGACAGGGGTCAGGATATCCAAGCCAGGGATCTTAGTCACCTGCTGCAGTGTTACACTCAGAATCCACTGGATTCATCAG GGTTGAAGCTAGTCACGCCACTGATGAGGACAACACCCGTCAAAACCAGCGTTTCACTGACGGCCAAGTCAGAGAGCAAGAAAAACCACAACTACATACCGCTGTACGCCGACGAGCGTGAGGTGATTGCAATCCAAGACTTTGAAACTGATGACCTCCAAATGCTGCCGTTTATGAAGGGCGAGGTATTGACCTTGCTGCATAAAGAGTCCAACAGATGGTGGTACGCCTACAACGACAACAGGCAGATGGGATTCATTCCCGCTGCGTATGTGCGAAAGTTGTCAGAGTCGGAGAAAGGCAAGATGGGGTATGCCAACCCCCTGTACAGTGACAATGATGAGAACAGTGCGTCCAGGAAGGAGCCTTTCCACAAGCAGGGTCAGGATTATCCGGAGAGCTTCCAGGAATTCAAGTTCAAGGATGATCTCAGCTCAGCACAGTCAGATTTGGACTTGACCGTTGAAGAACTGCAGTTAGAATTTTACCGCGAAAAGTTTGCCAAGGACGACATTTATGTATCCAGCGAGTATATTACAAGTTTTCTCAGGGCTACGGAACACATTAAACTTGCTAAGATGCAAAAATCGTACGATAAGAGAATAGCCAATCAGAAAGCTGCACTGAAAAACCCGCTCTTTAAGAGACAATCAGCGTTTGACAGATTTGGATTGACGCCGCCATCAGTACGAAGGGATTTAAAACCACGGATACACAAACCGTTACCTCCCACGCCGGAAGACAGTCCGAGGACTGCGAGGAAGATATCGCCGTCGGAACCTATAGACTATGCAACAGATGACAGCAAGGAAGCAACGAATAGCTACCATTTTCTTGCGGACTGTTCCTCAGGACTCAGCTCATCACTGTAA